GTTTATTTGAACTTCTTTGGCACTTTGAAGGAAAAGAAGATTCCGAGGGTAAAATAAAATGGCGGTAGCTATTGCTTTGTAAGTATTGTTGGACATTGTTGTATATTCCATTTTCGTGATAAAACAGATGTTGAAATGCTTTGGAAATGTTGGAGAGAGGGCATTTTTCACATTCCTTCATTTCTCAACTGTATGAAACATACGTTCTTAGGCTTTCAcgaccatgaaacttcctgacagattaaaactgtgtgccggaccgagacttgaactcggcacccttgcctttcgtgggcaactgctctgccatctgagctacccaagcacgactcgcgccccatcctcacagctttacttccaccagtatctcgtctcctagtttCCAAACTTCAGGCAAGGgtgccgagttagagtctcggtccggcacacggttttaatctgccaggaagattcatatcagcgcacactccgctgcagagtgaaaatctcattctgtttcacGGCCATGTCtgtctgaagaaaatgattttcGATATTAGGCTGtgtcattataaaacactaaagTAACTAAACCAGTTCTCTTTAGAATGAGGCCTCAGTGAGACGGCGAGAAGAGGACGTCTGCAGGGCTAGTGGCTAAATCCTGATACCATATTCAGACACTGCATAATATAGATGGATTATCATATACTCACTTACACCTGTCAGTAATGGGCTAAGATAAGTGACGTTGCGTCTGACGTGAATacagcgccattcgagagtgataTTCCCCTCCGTTCCGTTCGACGTCCAGTGTGAATCGACCTGAATCATATAAGTATGGTACGCCGGGTGTTATATCATAGACGATACTGCAAGAGTGTGGTGAACAGACGGCTCAGGGTGATATTGGGCGATCACCTCTGCTGACCTCTTCGCTGCTGTGGACGACTGCAGTGAAGTGATCGCCGGTCGCGGCGACTCGTTCGCTGTCCCGCCCTGGGGGGCAGAGTGGGCCGGGCGGCTAGGCGGCGCGCCGCTGCTCCAGGTGGCAGGCGTCCTCGGCGGGCGCGGCGGCGGTGACGTCATCGGGTGGCGGCCACTCGCCGCTGTGCGCCAGGAAGGCGCGCACCAGCGCCACGTCCCTGGGGCAGCGGCGCGGCGGCCGCACCGGCGAGCCGGCGTCGCAGCCGCGGCAGGCGCCGTCCTCGCGGCTCGACGTGGCGCACCACGACGCCTCGCGGCTCAGCTGCAGCGCGGCCCGGTGCCCGCCGATCGCCAGCGTCTCCGGCAGCTGCAACGGCGGGTCCCAGCCGGCGCCGGCGTCGTCGCGCGCCACCAGCCGCAGGGAGCGCACGCCCGTCGCGACGCGGTACTCGCAGCCGGGCGCAGACACCTCGCGCCGCACGTGGCGCACCTGCTCAGGGGCAACCCACTgctcttaatacactactggccattaaaattgctacactaagaagaaatgcagatgataaatgttgagtgtacagaaagaacagcgtgttaacatcaaattttgtttcaaactaggaaaatctgcaagtgaaacgtttgtaatgttataacaagtgtacggcgatgattgtttatcgcaaacacaagtgtttgagtggtttaaacgatttaaagatggccgcgaagacaccagtgatgacactcgcactggcagaccattgtcagcaaaaactgatgcaaacattgaaaaaatcggtaaacttgttcgacaagatcgccgtttaacaatcagagcagtgtctcagttaacaggagttgacaaggaaagtgttaggcagattcttcatgaaagtttcaaatcgaacaaagtgtgcgagtgtcatcactggtgtcttcgcggccatctttaaatcgtttaaaccactcaaacacttgtgtttgcgataaacaatcatcgccgtacacttgttataacattacaaacgtttcacttgcagattttcctagtttgaaacaaaatttgatgttaacacgctgttctttctgtacactcaacattttccgacgcacagacaaaacgttaactacttaaaacagacgccacgggcagacagagtgcaggaggcagatgaaactcgagcagtaggcggagcgagagtcacttgacaggccacgcgactttcagccttattgcattcgttttattgtttcaccagtactagtccgttttttttctagccacacctcgtacaaaccgtacaaaaatgcacggaagtatgttctttaacacaaacctacggctttttaaatggaaccccgttagttttgttagcacatctgaacatataaacaaatacgtaatcagtgccgtttgttgcattgtaaaatgttaattacacccggagatattgtaatctgaagttgacgcttgagtaccactcctccgctgttcgatcgtgt
This genomic interval from Schistocerca cancellata isolate TAMUIC-IGC-003103 chromosome 3, iqSchCanc2.1, whole genome shotgun sequence contains the following:
- the LOC126176607 gene encoding uncharacterized protein LOC126176607 translates to MAYYRRNTLRCEFAGGADRPTEREVHRWVRTQLRVPDAELRALQLHTQHAVAFVKLRSDAAFLQLAERLCGGGGGAALQLQSGKLTPVRVSVADDDGGVEVRVFDVPLEVPDAEFRRALAPYGKVRHVRREVSAPGCEYRVATGVRSLRLVARDDAGAGWDPPLQLPETLAIGGHRAALQLSREASWCATSSREDGACRGCDAGSPVRPPRRCPRDVALVRAFLAHSGEWPPPDDVTAAAPAEDACHLEQRRAA